acatacttttacatgagtattttatcaTCTTTTTGTATTGCTTTTGTTAGTTTTGTCTTGTCTGTCAAAAGCTTCATGCTTTGTGTTGGGTTCTCTTAAGGGTTCATATACAGTTTTGGATTTAGTCTCTTATACCTATCgttaaaccctaattctctcaaATACGTTTATATACCCTTCATATTGTGTTAAAACTTTCACTTTAGGCTTCttatcaatggcttcttcttcatgGGACTTgcctgaagactttgttgataatggtatatactttgagtttgataaagagaagggaacccttgttgaagttgaaggatcttttcctcaatctcctgctTCTTACTCAGATATTGGGGAGAAGATTCAATCTAAGGTGACCATTGATTCTCAGCAACTTGTTGGAACTATTAAGTGTCTTGATGTTGTAAgagctgagttgaaaaaggttaactgtaaCCTTGCTATGATGAAGAACCGCGTGAAAGAACCTCTCAAAAAGGACGTTTCCTCAAGGGTTGATGAGGTTGTTTTCTCTCATAAGCTTTATGATCACAAAACTCATGTGTTTCCAGAACAGTCCTTTTGATCCTTAGTGTCTGGGTTTTGGTCTAAAAGTCTGTTTTTTGAGTTTAGATGCCtaagatgtcttctttttggattagttggaagaataactagtgctttgaataacgatgattgtgactacacatagctatttttgatttcatcttcttatgttaggtttattggttttaaattctaaaaatatttggagaatgattttattgcagtattgatctttatgattttgtgatattgcaattgtttatgggatatgtattgtttgcgtgcgtgaacttgaaggtcccatattgcggtcaaaagtaaagtcgttcatgaattagtattcgtattgatgaaaggacgaatggaattttgagaaatacaaaagttatgcctatgcaatcatgtatttgatggaaaataggataaaatcttttgtttgacaaggataaagtatattatgtcgttatgatggaaaatagaatagatccttgtatgttatccacggtattgatcttcatttatccatcttgctatgttttgCCGTGAAGGCTcagttatgtatcttatgttgagcacgatacaactaagtcgatctttcttattagctttgttggttgttccataagatactatatgttgagcattaggaactaaattagtcaaccagtttggttatttagtttgtactccataagttttcttcttatgtcgagtacatgtacggttaagattGTCATATtccatgatgaacttagtcggggttccataagttctcttatgttgagcccaaaaataattaaattgtacatcggtgattagtttgattgtttgtattcAAATTAGAttaactatgggttctcttgtaattaatctagttgagatttcatgtattccacaaattcttgtgttgagtatatgaaaggctacactatcatgttctgttggttaatgtagtcgtatattccgtaaggttctccttatgttgagtatgtgaacgattaagttagtcatctccgtatgattaccttagtcgtagctccgtaagtttacttatgttgagcacctttcaattaaattgatcacttctgTGGTTTAATTTAGTTGcgcattccaattgaattaatcatgggtttacttgtgattaatttggttgagctttggatataaaaaatcattcctatggtttttggtgtccaatttaaaaaatcattcttttctttcgaaattaaggtcgctcttgttgttctttcgggaatgacatcaaatgggggagagttcttttgaacttgtgcttaatggtaatgtcttgcggggtgtgcggctgtggaattttataggggttatcttgtatcttaaaactccttgatgaatgcatttagcttcggctttatgattgcatctaaattaagttggtatgtatttttattttagtctatgaaatgtctcttgtggaaatttcattatgatcccgttcttgtacctttgccaattttattgacaaaaagggggagaaatattgtagttcacactacaaatacatatggttttaggatcattgtgtaagggggagtggtttccatgatcgagatggagtattgactaagggggagtgatacatatcaccgtagtattattgttaaagtcgtgatacaattggactttgatgttacataataatactatgacactgtataataatgatcgagaatctcgatttctctcattgttatagatacggatcttcaacaacggcggtgctaaacttacaacctttgggatcattggagtacttggaaggacgaagatttcagggaacgttgaagattagactatggaatatgagccactaaagtttatcttttttgtattccatatgtattaatagttttgtcactaaaattgacaaagcgggagattattagagcatagctcggtcaacctcgcatgcgttgctatctcaagcatgtttttcaatgttagtgatcaaaactatgagtcttgatttatagcctacatagctaagtctcggactaggatagaaaagtgtagttcagctcaaggacttcatggcgattcatcatacaacgacgaatatctatacaaggaaccgtggaacttcatcaacaaaaaggtatgtggagacttgaacttatctatcactcaaaagtctatctattttatatcctacttcttatgagacaaaagtcgtatgctatataaactagatcatacgcacttgacatttcgagatgagcattcattgcttatcttttatctcgagatcgtgtgttggtaaagcgtttcgctttgatcaagtttatcttcacctagtgatgaaagtcatgaaaaatttcagtcactttgagaattgctctgacgtgaatcggtatgtgaataatggctacatagcatcctctgagaatgtctcaatgattgaaatgagagtttatattacataaccatctattccttgaaccgaagttttcgaactttgttgatcaagagaaatcgggagtattgtggaattggcttgtcaagtccgcgaacccagtccgcagactcagtccgcgaactgtcggaagttctcgaccgagaatttctgctggattttccaaaactcgtttgtgtgcttagtccgcgaacccagtccgcgaactggaggaagttctctttccgagaatttctgttgagtttggaaaactcaaccgattaacttaagtctgcgaacttgtttgtgaacttaagaggttatgatttaaagatgtgctctgaacatgaaacattaaattactaaggaatgctttatgcaaaccgtggctataatgttcacgagccgattcaatcgaatcgaatcatctttgtttcaattgtgtcttgtgtagttacaagtTTTGAACCAGCATacaagtacacgtttgggcatggttttcacgaacccattaaacgtatacccaagtgtgtgtgacaagctaagttttcgatataacggttgagaaatattagcttgaatctcaggttttcatctaacggtgaataaggattgctttgtaactaaggcaaaaccctgatttgaaggctatataaatgagatatctagcattgggcaaaactaatccccacacgtctgtgtgatactagtgcgctcgctagagtcgattctcctttaacctttggttttcttctctaaaaccaggttaacgacttaaagaattcattgggattgtgaagccagaccgatactactttatcgtagttgtgtgatcttatcttgcatcttctatcgtacgagtacaatcgattgattggcttgagatcgtgagagttctccgataagcaagataaagaagtcacaaacatctttgtctcactgtttgtgattcctcgacaaaccgcatgtgtagtcaggaaggattgtagagaggtgattgattaatctaggttgttcttcgggaatataagaccggattatcaattggttcatgttcaccttgattttatatcttaagacagaataaaacctagggtttatctgtgggagacagatttatccttcgatagacttttttgtgtgagacagatctgtttatcatcaagtctgtgattttgggttacaacaactcttggttgtgggtgaaatcatctaagtgcatcaagtgcgtagtatcctgctgggatcaaagacgtaggagtacaactgtaccttggatcggtgggagactgattggggttcaactatagttcagtctgaagttagcttgtagtagtctagtgtctgtagcgtcttaatacagtgtgtattcaatctggactaggtcccggggtttttctgcatttgcggtttcctcgttaacaaaatttctggtgtctgtgttatgtcttctgcattatattttatataattgaaataatacaggttgtgcgttaagatcatcaacttctctaatccaacctttggttgttgattgtagttgattgatccttggacattggtctttggtaccgtccaagttatctctctttgataaagagccgcaaatttctatttgcttgagtaaagatcaaatcgagagattgagataataactccttgagatactttttatctagattgattctgactgtctagttgattctctagcaaagtatttcggagttagtccatacagattgctaagcgaaatattgggtggtgttgttagaccctcacttTTTCAAATTTGATGAAGGAGCATCTAGAGACGAGCAATAGGGTAACCTGGCGTCCACCACCAGATAGTCAATGGACTTAATATAGATATCCAAGCTTAGGAAAAGGATGGAATAGAAAATGGTCGAGCATATGCCAAAATCAGCTGAAGAATACCAGGAGCAGGTACTTGTGAGTGCGCCTATCAAAGATGGTCGCGGAATATCTGGCCAGTGCGCTAGGTTCATGTGATGGTGAGTGCGCCTGCATATCAGATACTACACCCGTATCAATGACAGGGGACTGTTTGGACATGTGAAACTCTAAGGGGCGATAAAATTTATTAAGGATCTGGTAGTATGACTGCCGAATAGCTTTGACGTCTAGAAGAAGAACATGCACGAAGGAGTTGGTCAGTGCATCAGGTCCTTGACGAGGTTAGTGCACCAGGTCCATGACAAGGTGAGTGATAAGGACATTGAATTTGATGAAGGAGCATCTAGAGACGAGCAACAGGGTAACTTGGCGTTTAACCAGATAGTCATGGAACTTAATGTAGATATCACAAGCTCGGAAAAGGATGGAATAAGAGATGATCGAGCATACGCCAAAAGCAGCTGAAGAATGCGCTTGGAGTAGGTACTGGTAAATACACCTATCAAAGATGGTCGAGGAATAGCTGATCAGGACGTTAGGTTCAGGTGATGATGAGTGTGTCTGCATATTGGGGACTATAACCTTATCAACGACAAGGAACTGTTTGAACATGGGAAACTTAAATGGGTGATAAAATTTAGTAAGGACTTGGTAGTGTGACTGCTGGATAGCCTTGGCGAGATGAGTGATGAGGTCCATGACAAGATGAGAGGTCCATGACGATATGAGTGATGAGGTCCATGACAAGATGAGAGTTCCATGACGAGATGAGTGATGAGGTCCACGACGAAAATGAGAGGTCCATGACGAGATGAGTGATGAGGTCCATGACAAGATGAGAGGTCCATGAAGAGATGAGTGATGAGGTCCATGACAAGATGAGAGTTCCATGACAAGATGAGTGATGAGGTCCTCGACAAGGTGAGGGATAAAGTCCATGACATAAACATTGAATTTGATAAAGGAGCGGCTAAGGATGAGTAGCGGATCAAAAGGAGATGCCTGCACCCAGGAGCAGGTCATGGCGTCGGGTCCTTGACGAGATGGATGAGACAGGTCCATGACATAGATGTTAAACTTGATACAGTGGCCTAGGGACGAGCGGTAAGGCAGAGGGGTGCCTACACCAAAGAGCTGATCAGTGTCCCTGCTTGAGAAAGATTGATGGGTGCGTCTGGGAGATTGATAAGATGAGGAAAGAGAAGGGACATGAAGGAAGAGTGTATGGTACAAATGTAGGGAAAGATACAACCATTAAGTGCGACTAAGAATTGGAGATGGTGCCTACCAGACAACGACACACGTCAACAACGGTGGGTCCCAGGCAAGGCTGCCTAGAATCCGTTAGGTAGGTGCTAAAAGAAATGTATCGTCAACAGGAACGATGTACACAGAGCAACATACATGAATATTTGGAAAGTCAACATCGTACACATGTACAATGTCGAGCAACCCAAGGAAATTTTGGGaagctataaataccccctcaAGAGAGAAATTTAGATTCATTCATTACTTTTCCATTTCTATATAAGTTATAGTAGTGTTCTACTTTATGGATGAATTACTCTCTAATTATTTTTGTATAACTTAGAGGTGGATCCTCTTGAATTTATACCATATTTACGGCCATCAAGATTGTCTCAGTGATAACAGAATCTGCAGTTGTAATTCCAAATTTGGCACTGATTCAGTGACCATTATCCCTCCCGATCCAAAAGTCTGATGTTCCCAGAATCCCCGAGGGAGTGCACATATTAGACTCCAAATGAGAATAGCTCCCGGTTCGTTAAATCGGTATAACTAATTTCTTTTCCTCACCTACACTAACCAATAAAAATACACGTGTGTACGCCAGCTTGTATATATTCCTCGAGTTTGGTAGAACTCACAAATTACCAGCTGTAAGAAGCCAGTTGGCAAAAGTACATCAGTGAATGAGCTGTCTTCCTCGAGAAACTCACAGTAAAAAACACCATATGACATGGCACACATTCATCCACGTTGGAAAATAGATACTTTCTTCTATCTCTCTACATCTCGTCATCCAATCATCAAATTCTCGTATAACATTCGAATATCTCGTGATAATTTACAGAATGTTTTGTCGTTTTCAATTGGTTTAACCTTTCCAACCCCATTCTCTCTACAATACCTCGCTGTCTCTGTCTACTCTCCCCCACCAACTCCTCTTCTCTCTCTTAGGGTTTACTATACTACTCTTTTGAGACAAGACCAAGACCAAACAAGAAGCAGGAGAAAAAAAGCATTTACAGTATCATCATAATCAAAGGGGTACttacattttgttcaatctaacaGTAATTTGTATTAAATTCTCTGTTTTCTgtttataatttttgaaatttggGCCTTTTTTGCGGTTGGGTAAttcttgaattttgtttttgtatttatgGGGTTCGAGAATTTGGTATTCAAGTTTGTTAATCAAGTTGTTGATTCTTCAAAGTTTTAATCTTTTCTTGAAAATGAGttctttaaatattttttgtttaAATTAAGCTTCTGAATTAATAGTGATAATTGAGTTATTAAGGGGAATTAGAGGTTGATATTGAGGGGAATCTGATGGAATTGGTGAAATCCAGTAGGAATAAGTACTGTTCTATTGAAAATTTTGTTCGGGGGCTGTTAGATGTATTAGTAGATCAAAGTTTGGCATTAGCTTGTTTCGTAGTACGGGAATATTGTTTATGTGAACTTTAGCTGAAGAGATGAACTTCTGTTCAAGTATCTGAATGTCCAGTACATTGCTTATCAATGTTCACTTTGTAATACGGTTCATGTCTTTACGATCTTAATCATAATTTATCTTGGTTGTTTGGCACCGGGCTTATTATCATTGACCAAGAATTAGTTAATTCTTAGGAAGAGGaactgttttttgtttttgtatgtTAAATACTAACCAGCTAGTTGATTTTAAACTGGGTATCCATTCGTCGGGTAGTGCGTGCGTATACATGATGGTTTTTGTAAGTGAAGAAGGTGTTATTATTGACCCtgtgtgttgagaaagcattgcaTCCTACATAGATacaattttgtttttattctGATTAGATATGTAGAAATTGGTAAAGGTCACCTCAACGGTCAGCAGGAAACAAAACTTTTTAGTGAGTATGTTGCAGGTATCCCCAACACATTGTAGGGAAGTATGCTTCCAACATGCCGAGATTTTAGGGACTAAAAGCCCTGTTTTATGTTCATCTCTCCGAGTACATGCAGCATGTTTGCTTGATTTGTTGTTTCATTGAAGGCTTACAAGTTTTAGATATGCAGTTTAAAGTGCtggttttttttatttgattggaAGAAATTTATTCGACAATTAGGATCATCCAGTCGGAAGAACTTTCTTTTATTAGAGCTCTATTCTTGGTCCACTACCTAGAAATTTGTCTAACATGTTCGCCTTATGCTCCTTCTACGGAAAACCAAGATGGGTAATTACATAATGTCATTAAGCGGGTTGGTTTTAATGAAATGAGCTATAAGTTATGATACTCGAGTGGTGCATTCCAAAAGCTAGTGCCACGAAGTTGACTTGAAGCTGACCTGATACAAGCCCGTGTATGAGGTTGAAATTCAATATAAGCTAGCAGTTAGCTAGCAGCTTGTTCCAAGTCTTAAACCAAAGCTGTATTATTTTTCTCATACTACTGGTCACTTGCCTTTTCAGTTTATCCTTTACTTTTGTGTTTTTTGGTCAACCTGATTATCTTTTAAAAGTAGGATTAGTGGAATTATATTAGAAGCCCAAAGAATGGTGTGCGCTTGTTGGTAATATTTGTTACGGGTTAGTGATTCTTTTTGTTCTGTCTCTCTGTTTTGGACGTGCAGGGTTATATATATGCTATGGAGAACCCAAAAGCATCACCGAGCTTCAGAAGTTTGCCTTATGCCTCGAAACAGTCACTTCGTCCTCCTAAAAGTCCATTCCCAAGCATTTCCCCAGCGTATGTTGATTATGGATCTACTCCTGCAATAGGATCTAAAGgacttccaaaaccgaaagatggATATAGGAGTCACCAGCGTACTACCTCTGAGAGCTTCCTTGTAGAGGAACAACCTTCCTggcttgatgaacttcttgatgagCCTGCTACACCTGTGAGAAGAGGAGGTCACAGGCGCGCATCAAGTGATTCTTTTGCATAttttgatgctgctgctgctgcttcaagCTTAGATAGATTTATTCAGGATGAATATAAGTCGAGAAATAGTTCCACATTATCTTCATGGGGATCTCAAGGATTTGATCAGTATAAAGATGCACAGAATAATTCTTTCTATCAGGGCCCAAATTCTTTTGGAAGAAAGACAAATAGAGCTTGGGAGTCGCCTCCGAATACTCTGACCTACCCCAAAGGTGTTCCACTTGCAAGGGATAATTTCAGACTTCAAAGCTCAGGATCAATAGGTTTTTCACAAGAAATAGATGGGATTCCACCTGCTTCTTTTGATAAGCTAGATCAGGATCAGTCTAATTCAGTTAATGTTGATGGTTCTTCTGAAATTAGAGACTCCACTTATGCTAAGCCATCTGCATCAGACTCGGATCCAAAACGTGCTAAACAGTATGCTATGCTGAACCCTTTcccttgtgatttttttttccccTGAATATCTTCATTAGTTAAGTATATTTGGTATTCTACTTCGTAATCAGCAACTCAATGATCTCAATCAGTCATGCTGATTTTACTCTATATGATTGTATATTGTTATATCTAACTATCAGTTTCTGTAAACTGTGGGGTTTTGAGGTATCTAAGCTATAACTTACTAGTTATAGGCCACCATAAGCATTTTACTCCAGAACAATATTCTTTATTAGGTTTTGTGATTTTACTAAATGGCTATTTGGGTACAATTATATGGTTTGTTTCCACTAGAATCTTCTAATTTATAAACTTCAGCTTATGAATCGATATTTTAGTTGCAGAGGTTAGAGGGACAGTTTGTAGCATAAAAGAAATGTAAAATTTGGTGGTAAAAGATTAAAGTTAAATCTGGAATTATTAAGTGCTCTGTGATATTTTTCGCTGAAGCTTTGAAACGTTCTTCTTTTAGCATACAATTAACTGTATCTGTAATTTATTCTCTTTTGAAATGCAGGCAATTTGCACAGCGTTCACGGGTACGAAAACTTCAATACATTGCCGAGCTGGAAAGAAATGTTCAAGCTTTACAGGCAAGTCCACACTGAAGCTGGAGATTGTGTTCAGACGAAGAAATGATTTTCATATCCTTCGTGTTATCTTTAATTCAAATGTTGTTTTGCAGGCAGAAGGATCAGAAGTTTCATCGGAGATTAAATTTTTGGACCAGCAGCACCTTATATTGACAATGGAGAACAAAGCCTTGAAGCAACGGTTGGACACTTTAGCCCAGGAGCAACTCATTAAGTATTGTAAGTAACCAAAATGTAACTGGTTGGAGTTTTGATTTGAAAGAGAATAGATCTAATGAAGTCTTATCATGCCATGTGCTCTTTCCATCAGTTTCTTTACTTAGGcttatttccttcttttttttggcTACTCCGTCCGTTATCTTAAAAATAAAAGACAGCTGCTGTTGCGTAGAAATTTATACATGTTAGCGACGGATAGTTACCAATACTCTGGCACACTTGTGTAGTTGTGCGATATGAATTAAATTAGAATATTATGGAAATAGATTAATATAGAATCACATTATTTAAGTTAGTTGGAATAAGTTGAACTTAGTACATATATATTTAATGGcttgtcgatctttgtatgacTGAATAGTTTAGCCTAAAATACTGATGCAAAAAAATTTCAAATTAGGATCTCCATGCTTACAGAATAATACAATGTCTGGTCTTTACAACTTTCATTTTAAATCGGATTTCAATAACCATGCATATTGAAATTTTATTCTGATATTTATGATTGTAGAATCTTTTTTAGCTAAGGGTCCGGTTACCTCTATACCATGTTTTATAAATTCTATGTAAATCAATCTTAATGGTCCTGATACCCTACAACTCGCTGTTTTACCCACCTAGTGCCGTTTAACCAAATTGAACTGTTGAGGAATTGAATCCATTGGTAAAACACTGGGGAAAATCCTTGATGGAGATCATCTTCCTTAAAGTTCAAGAGTTTCTTGGCCACACGCAATAGCTGGGGCACTTGGAATTATAGGAATTCGTTACATAATTTTATGAGCGGGGATCATAGAAGACTCTATATATCTCTGTTTTTTATTTTCAAGTGAGACTAAATATTTGGTGGTGGTATGTATAGTGGAGCAGGAGGTGTTAGAGAGAGAGATTGCGAGGCTTCGAGCATTGTATCAGCAACAACAGATGCCAACTCCACCCTCTTCTACTCTTCGACGTACCAATAGTAGAGACCTAGAGTTGCAATTTGCAAATCTTGGTCTAAAGCACAGGGAAGCCAGTTCGGGCCAAGATCATGTTAGTGGTCAACTGCGCATCTAAATCTTAGATTAGTAAGCTCTGTGACATATTTTGTTTCGCACCCCTGCAAGTTGGTGTATGTAGAAGTGTGGCATTTTCTTGAAGTGCGAAGCGACCAAGTAGTACCCTCTGATTCTTGTCATCCGCAACTGAGGTGATTTATCTCTTGATCCGCCCCCTCATTATGTTCGAAATATCTCTCATGCGCACCTGGAGGTCATTGCTGGAGAAGTTTTTCTTCCTAGCTGGTGACTCATTTGAGGTGATTACTGATTAgttttgatgtgtattttccctctttctttctttctttctctccgtCTCGCTCTCTTTCTCTTCGTCTATTTGTAAAGAGAAGTGATTCTAATGCTTAAATTCAGTAGCTCTCATTTTAATTCATGTGCTCCAATTGGGCTTTGtaatcaagtttagttgccatgAACTGCTTTGACGCCAACGATATTGgagttcttttttctcttttctttttatccCGGAGACGGGCAGAGGGTTCTGATTAATGTACACCTAGACAGTGTAATTTGTAAAGTGAGTGTATTGATTGAGAATGAACCCTTACTGAGATTAGTTCATACCAGTTGCGTCTGTGTAATCGAAGGATGTTTGCCTATTACTTGCTAGACATCTGATACCTGCCGGCACCTTCTCTCTGAAGCTTGAAAGCTTTTAGTCTTTTTTGTACAGTTGGTTATTAAAAGATCAGCACATTGAAGAAGATTCATGAACTTCATCAACCAG
This DNA window, taken from Papaver somniferum cultivar HN1 chromosome 3, ASM357369v1, whole genome shotgun sequence, encodes the following:
- the LOC113356057 gene encoding uncharacterized protein At4g06598-like, yielding MENPKASPSFRSLPYASKQSLRPPKSPFPSISPAYVDYGSTPAIGSKGLPKPKDGYRSHQRTTSESFLVEEQPSWLDELLDEPATPVRRGGHRRASSDSFAYFDAAAAASSLDRFIQDEYKSRNSSTLSSWGSQGFDQYKDAQNNSFYQGPNSFGRKTNRAWESPPNTLTYPKGVPLARDNFRLQSSGSIGFSQEIDGIPPASFDKLDQDQSNSVNVDGSSEIRDSTYAKPSASDSDPKRAKQQFAQRSRVRKLQYIAELERNVQALQAEGSEVSSEIKFLDQQHLILTMENKALKQRLDTLAQEQLIKYLEQEVLEREIARLRALYQQQQMPTPPSSTLRRTNSRDLELQFANLGLKHREASSGQDHVSGQLRI